From the genome of Leptolyngbya iicbica LK, one region includes:
- a CDS encoding LptA/OstA family protein, giving the protein MRHRQSLKRRWRSLAAVATLGGLGFWLAIAPAPHPRALAQSANSGVITLRADIQEANANTGVIVARGNVRIDYPARDIVATSAQAQYFSNENRMILSGNVVVLQEGNRLQAEVVTYLVDEGRFIAMPQPNQQVETTYIIQDNPTTPTGDSTEEDAAATADETAPDETLLIAPLEQPAMPNPE; this is encoded by the coding sequence ATGAGGCACAGACAATCATTGAAGCGGCGATGGCGATCGCTGGCGGCGGTTGCCACCCTAGGCGGGCTGGGATTCTGGCTCGCGATCGCACCCGCTCCCCATCCCCGAGCTTTGGCACAGAGCGCCAATTCCGGGGTCATTACCTTGCGAGCCGACATTCAAGAGGCCAATGCGAATACTGGAGTCATCGTGGCCCGCGGCAATGTGCGCATCGATTATCCCGCCCGGGATATTGTCGCAACCTCGGCACAAGCTCAATATTTCAGTAACGAAAACCGCATGATCCTCAGCGGCAACGTTGTGGTGCTGCAAGAGGGCAACCGCCTACAGGCCGAGGTGGTGACCTATCTGGTGGATGAGGGACGGTTTATCGCGATGCCTCAACCGAACCAACAAGTTGAGACCACTTACATCATTCAAGACAACCCCACCACGCCGACGGGCGACAGTACAGAAGAGGATGCGGCAGCCACGGCTGACGAGACAGCCCCAGACGAGACTCTCCTCATCGCGCCTTTAGAACAGCCTGCAATGCCGAATCCGGAGTAA
- the lptB gene encoding LPS export ABC transporter ATP-binding protein has product MKIILENVEKTYGKRQVVHQVSLSVGQGEVVGLLGPNGAGKTTTFYMATGLERPDMGRVCLDQIDITDLPMHQRARLGIGYLAQEPSIFRHLSVQDNLLLVMEQTSVPSHLYQAKLNNLLKEFRLETVAKTQGNLVSGGERRRTELARALAAGEEGPRFLFLDEPFAGVDPIAVTEIQGMVAQLRDRGIGILITDHNVRETLQIIDRAYIMSEGRILASGTAEDLYNNPLVRQHYLGEDFKL; this is encoded by the coding sequence TTGAAAATCATTCTGGAAAATGTAGAGAAGACTTACGGCAAGCGGCAAGTCGTTCACCAAGTTAGTTTGTCAGTGGGCCAAGGCGAAGTCGTGGGGTTATTGGGACCCAACGGCGCGGGCAAGACCACCACCTTTTATATGGCGACTGGACTGGAACGCCCGGATATGGGGCGAGTCTGTCTGGATCAAATTGATATTACTGACTTGCCCATGCACCAACGAGCCCGCCTGGGCATTGGCTACTTAGCTCAAGAACCGAGTATTTTTCGTCACCTATCGGTGCAAGATAATTTGCTATTGGTCATGGAGCAAACGAGCGTCCCCTCGCATCTGTATCAAGCCAAGCTCAACAACTTGCTCAAAGAGTTTCGCTTAGAAACGGTCGCCAAAACTCAGGGTAATCTAGTGTCTGGCGGGGAGCGCCGCCGCACCGAACTGGCCCGCGCCCTGGCGGCGGGCGAAGAAGGTCCCCGATTCCTGTTTTTGGACGAACCCTTTGCCGGGGTTGACCCCATTGCAGTGACGGAAATTCAAGGGATGGTGGCGCAATTACGCGATCGCGGCATTGGCATTCTCATCACCGACCACAACGTGCGGGAAACCCTGCAAATCATTGATCGCGCCTACATCATGAGCGAAGGACGCATTCTCGCCTCGGGCACCGCCGAAGATCTCTACAACAATCCCCTAGTCCGGCAACATTATCTAGGAGAGGATTTCAAGCTCTAG
- a CDS encoding LptF/LptG family permease encodes MDTPLSKSSVPQPVRNPLDWLQVSVMDGYIVREILMPFLFGVGAFSSIGISVGALFELIRRVTESGLSLGLAMQIFVLKLPEFIVLAFPMSTLLATMMAYSRLSADSELIALRGCGVSVRRMIAPAIIFSIAVTGVTFAFNELITPAANYQADITLDRALNSERPPFRERNILYREFEDIDGDGDGDDDEQRMRRLFYAESFDGERMYEVTVLDYSQTGLSQIVSADSAIFNVDEKTWDFYDGTLYAVSPDGSFGQTITFDTQEIQLPSTPFDIANRTKGDEEMNIAEASRYLDEVIMKTGDEKEIRTFKIRIQQKYSLPFVCVVFGLVGASLGVRPQRTGKATSFGISVIIIFSYYLIAFISNAMGEVGIFSPVISAWLPIFLFLGVGVLLLQQTSN; translated from the coding sequence ATGGACACGCCCCTTTCTAAATCCTCCGTGCCGCAGCCCGTGCGCAACCCGCTCGACTGGCTGCAAGTCTCCGTCATGGACGGATATATCGTGCGCGAGATTCTCATGCCATTTTTATTTGGCGTGGGGGCGTTTTCCTCCATTGGAATTTCCGTCGGGGCGCTGTTCGAACTCATTCGTCGGGTGACTGAGTCGGGGCTCTCCCTCGGGTTAGCCATGCAGATTTTTGTCTTAAAGCTGCCCGAGTTCATCGTTTTAGCGTTTCCGATGTCGACGCTGTTGGCAACGATGATGGCCTACAGCCGTCTCTCTGCCGATAGTGAACTCATTGCCCTGCGCGGCTGTGGCGTCAGTGTGCGGCGCATGATTGCCCCAGCGATCATTTTCAGCATCGCTGTTACCGGCGTCACGTTTGCCTTTAATGAATTGATCACACCCGCTGCTAACTACCAAGCCGATATCACCCTCGATCGCGCCCTCAATTCCGAGCGTCCCCCTTTTCGCGAACGCAACATTTTATACCGCGAGTTTGAAGATATCGACGGCGATGGTGACGGTGACGACGATGAACAGCGCATGAGGCGGCTATTTTACGCTGAGAGTTTCGACGGCGAGCGCATGTATGAGGTCACCGTGCTCGACTATTCCCAAACGGGATTGAGTCAGATTGTGAGTGCCGACTCCGCTATTTTTAATGTCGACGAAAAAACTTGGGACTTTTATGACGGCACCCTGTATGCAGTGTCGCCCGATGGCTCGTTTGGCCAAACCATCACCTTTGACACCCAAGAAATTCAGTTGCCCAGTACGCCGTTCGACATCGCCAACCGGACTAAAGGGGATGAAGAGATGAACATCGCCGAGGCCTCACGGTATCTCGACGAAGTCATTATGAAAACCGGCGATGAGAAAGAAATCCGTACGTTCAAGATCCGGATTCAGCAAAAGTATTCGCTGCCGTTTGTCTGTGTAGTGTTTGGCTTAGTCGGAGCCTCGCTAGGGGTGCGCCCACAGCGCACTGGCAAAGCTACGAGCTTTGGTATTAGCGTCATTATCATTTTCAGCTATTACCTGATTGCCTTCATTTCCAATGCCATGGGTGAGGTGGGCATCTTCTCACCGGTGATTTCTGCCTGGCTACCGATCTTCCTGTTTCTCGGAGTTGGCGTACTCCTGCTCCAGCAAACCTCTAATTAA
- the dxs gene encoding 1-deoxy-D-xylulose-5-phosphate synthase has translation MHLSDVTHPNQLHGLSVHQLEQIARQIREKHLETVATSGGHLGPGLGVVELTLALYQTLDLDHDKVVWDVGHQAYPHKLITGRYNDFHTLRQKDGVAGYLKLSESPFDHFGAGHASTSISAALGMALARDLQGDDFKVAAIIGDGALTGGMALEAINHAGHLPNTRLLVVLNDNEMSISPNVGAIPRYLNKMRLSPPMQFLTDNLEEQFKHLPFVGDSLTPELSRVKEGMKRLAVPKVGAVFEELGFTYMGPVDGHNLAELINTFNEAHKIEGPVLVHVATVKGKGYAIAEEDQVGYHAQNPFDLATGKAKPSNKPKPPKYAKVFGNTLTKIAEDNPKVVGITAAMATGTGLDILAKKLPKQYIDVGIAEQHAVTLAAGLAAEGMRPVAAIYSTFLQRAFDQIIHDVCIQKLPVFFCLDRAGIVGADGPTHQGMYDIAYLRSIPNMVLMAPKDEAELQRMMVTGINYTAGPIAVRYPRGNGVGAPLMEEGWEPLPIGKAERLRSGDDVLILGYGSMVYPAMQTAEILSEHGIQATVVNARFAKPIDEELILPLAKQIGRVVTMEEGCTIGGFGSGVAEALLDAQVPAQVVRLGVPDVLVDHATPDQSKATLGLTPSQMASTILEKFQMAELSTNTLQKAQ, from the coding sequence ATGCATTTGAGTGACGTAACTCATCCAAACCAACTCCACGGTTTGTCCGTTCATCAACTAGAACAGATCGCGCGGCAAATTCGAGAGAAGCACCTAGAAACTGTCGCCACCAGTGGTGGACATTTAGGGCCGGGTTTGGGAGTCGTCGAACTAACGTTGGCACTGTATCAAACGCTCGATCTAGACCACGACAAAGTCGTTTGGGATGTGGGCCATCAGGCTTATCCGCATAAGCTCATCACCGGACGCTACAACGATTTCCATACTCTGCGGCAAAAAGATGGAGTCGCGGGCTATCTCAAACTTTCCGAAAGTCCGTTTGACCACTTTGGGGCGGGCCACGCTTCAACGAGTATCTCTGCCGCCCTCGGCATGGCTCTGGCGCGTGACTTACAAGGCGATGATTTTAAGGTGGCGGCCATTATCGGTGACGGCGCTCTGACCGGCGGCATGGCCTTAGAAGCCATCAACCACGCGGGGCACCTGCCCAATACGCGCTTGCTGGTAGTGCTGAACGACAATGAAATGTCGATTTCGCCCAATGTGGGAGCAATTCCGCGCTACTTAAATAAGATGCGCCTCAGCCCACCCATGCAGTTCCTCACTGATAATTTGGAAGAGCAATTTAAGCATCTGCCATTTGTCGGCGATTCCCTCACGCCGGAACTGAGCCGGGTGAAAGAAGGCATGAAGCGGCTCGCTGTGCCCAAAGTCGGAGCCGTTTTTGAAGAGCTGGGCTTTACCTACATGGGGCCAGTGGATGGGCACAACCTGGCGGAACTCATCAATACCTTTAACGAAGCGCACAAAATCGAAGGACCAGTGCTGGTGCATGTGGCCACAGTGAAAGGCAAAGGGTATGCGATCGCCGAAGAAGATCAAGTCGGCTATCACGCCCAAAATCCTTTCGATTTAGCCACGGGCAAAGCGAAGCCTTCGAACAAACCGAAGCCGCCCAAATATGCCAAAGTCTTTGGCAATACTCTGACCAAAATCGCGGAAGACAACCCCAAAGTTGTCGGCATTACCGCCGCTATGGCGACCGGGACGGGCTTGGATATCCTCGCGAAAAAGCTGCCCAAACAGTACATCGACGTGGGCATTGCCGAACAGCACGCCGTCACCCTTGCAGCTGGTCTCGCGGCTGAAGGCATGCGCCCTGTCGCCGCCATTTACTCCACCTTTTTGCAGCGGGCGTTTGACCAGATTATTCATGATGTCTGTATTCAGAAACTACCCGTCTTTTTCTGCCTTGACCGGGCGGGCATTGTGGGCGCTGATGGCCCCACCCACCAGGGCATGTACGACATTGCCTATCTGCGCTCCATCCCTAATATGGTGCTGATGGCACCGAAGGATGAAGCCGAACTTCAGCGCATGATGGTGACGGGCATCAACTACACCGCTGGCCCGATCGCAGTGCGATATCCGCGCGGCAATGGCGTTGGCGCCCCGCTGATGGAAGAAGGCTGGGAACCCCTGCCGATTGGTAAAGCCGAACGGCTGCGGAGCGGTGATGACGTGCTGATTTTGGGCTACGGCTCGATGGTGTATCCCGCCATGCAAACCGCCGAAATCCTGAGTGAGCATGGCATTCAGGCAACCGTCGTGAATGCTCGCTTTGCTAAGCCCATTGATGAAGAGCTGATTTTGCCGTTGGCGAAACAGATTGGTCGCGTCGTCACCATGGAAGAAGGCTGCACCATCGGTGGTTTTGGTAGCGGGGTTGCGGAAGCCCTGTTGGATGCGCAGGTACCGGCCCAAGTCGTGCGCCTGGGAGTGCCTGATGTGCTGGTGGACCATGCCACGCCGGATCAGTCCAAAGCCACCTTGGGGCTGACGCCGTCACAAATGGCTAGCACCATTCTTGAAAAGTTCCAAATGGCGGAGCTATCAACCAACACGTTGCAGAAAGCTCAGTAA
- a CDS encoding sensor histidine kinase → MSGNAADSILIVDDVPDNIRLLSEILKDEGFAVRQAVSGNLALMSVAANPPDLILLDINMPEMDGYEVCRRLKDCEASRNIPVIFLSALDDVTDKVKSFDLGAVDYVSKPFAQAEIVSRIRTQLSIAKLNQQLANQNQVLETALQYWKENQAEIIQQEKMAALENLIAGVAHEINNPVSFIIGNLSHAQDYFQTLKQAIQQYRTVAPTTISDQVAEEIEFTLDDFPSLMDSMQVGAERIEKIVQALKTFSHHGEAGVKEIDLQQTLDSLLILLKPRFRQTNQRPEIKVDCQYQSLSPVACEAKLIGQVFLDLLENAIDSIDVLWASPLSEEDERVVPSITLRTQQLNPSQVQIAIADTGGGIPDEIQTRVYEPFFSTKPVGAKGLGLTTSYRIVTDVHHGTLTFHSSVATGTEFIVTLPVTQA, encoded by the coding sequence ATGTCAGGAAACGCGGCAGACAGTATTTTAATTGTGGATGACGTGCCAGATAACATTCGCTTGTTGTCTGAAATCCTAAAGGATGAAGGTTTTGCCGTGCGACAAGCGGTCAGCGGCAATCTGGCTTTAATGTCGGTCGCCGCTAACCCGCCCGATTTGATTCTGCTCGACATTAACATGCCAGAAATGGATGGCTATGAAGTCTGTCGGCGCTTAAAAGACTGTGAAGCAAGCCGCAATATTCCCGTCATCTTTTTGAGTGCGCTGGATGATGTGACTGATAAGGTTAAGTCGTTTGACTTGGGGGCGGTAGATTACGTTTCGAAACCCTTTGCACAGGCCGAAATTGTCAGCCGTATTCGCACACAGCTATCCATTGCCAAACTGAATCAGCAGCTGGCTAATCAGAACCAAGTGTTAGAGACTGCGCTGCAATATTGGAAAGAGAATCAAGCCGAGATCATCCAGCAAGAAAAGATGGCGGCGTTAGAAAATTTGATCGCCGGGGTTGCTCATGAGATTAATAACCCGGTCAGCTTTATTATCGGCAACCTATCTCATGCGCAGGATTATTTTCAGACGTTAAAGCAGGCGATTCAGCAATATCGCACCGTTGCGCCCACGACCATTTCTGATCAGGTGGCCGAAGAGATTGAGTTTACGCTCGATGATTTTCCTAGTTTGATGGATTCGATGCAGGTGGGAGCAGAGCGCATTGAAAAGATTGTGCAGGCACTGAAAACTTTCTCGCATCATGGTGAAGCGGGTGTCAAAGAGATTGACTTGCAGCAAACCTTAGATAGTCTATTAATCTTGCTAAAACCGCGTTTTCGGCAAACCAATCAACGTCCAGAAATTAAGGTGGATTGTCAATATCAATCGCTGTCTCCAGTCGCTTGCGAGGCCAAACTGATCGGGCAAGTGTTTTTAGATTTGTTGGAAAATGCGATCGACAGCATCGATGTTTTATGGGCGTCTCCTTTGTCCGAGGAGGATGAGCGTGTCGTTCCTTCTATCACCCTCCGTACGCAGCAGCTCAATCCTAGCCAAGTCCAAATTGCGATCGCTGACACTGGCGGCGGGATTCCTGACGAAATTCAAACTCGGGTGTACGAGCCGTTTTTTAGTACTAAGCCAGTGGGAGCGAAAGGACTGGGGCTAACGACGAGCTACCGCATTGTGACGGACGTTCACCATGGCACTCTGACCTTCCATAGCTCTGTTGCCACCGGCACCGAGTTTATAGTGACGTTGCCCGTTACTCAGGCTTAG
- a CDS encoding putative bifunctional diguanylate cyclase/phosphodiesterase has translation MTTTLQKTLAAPLQADILIVDDTVENIALLSEILETNGYSVRKAVNAAMAKTAIQAMLPDVVLLDICMPEVDGYTLCKQLKADEVTADVPIIFLSALSDAFDKVKAFEVGGVDYITKPFQMAEVLVRVRNQVLARQTLLTLEQVIKDRTKALQLANAQLTQAAYHDQLTGLANRSLLMESITRLLEAVQGDPDYQFAVLFCDCDRFKLINDSYGHFVGDQVLIQVAERLSRELSPEDVLARFSGDEFVVLLSQVESQAAAIACAEKLINVIRPGFQLPHGEAFISLSVGIVLSNPVQHQQPEHILRDADIAMYNAKANGKGCYSIFNPIMQQASIELLQIEADLNRAITAQEFQPHYQPIVDLATDQPIGFEVLMRWQHPERGLLLPHTFMSVAEETSLLLPIGKQLLEAACQQLCEWRQQGQVGEDFYLAFNLSVSQITQSTLPQELAQLLNRYGLLPKHLRLEITETALLDNVLATDVIRALADQGFHLCIDDFGTGYSSFSYLHKLPVKTLKIDRSFISRLSQKDRDFQIIAAILSMANSLNMTTVSEGIETTDQLQLLKSLSCDSGQGFWFGKPASAEQVIQQIARF, from the coding sequence ATGACTACTACCCTGCAGAAGACTCTGGCTGCCCCGTTACAGGCCGATATCTTGATCGTTGATGACACTGTCGAAAATATCGCCCTGCTTTCTGAAATTTTAGAAACCAATGGCTACAGTGTTCGCAAAGCCGTCAATGCGGCAATGGCCAAAACTGCAATTCAGGCCATGTTGCCAGACGTTGTCCTGCTTGATATCTGTATGCCCGAAGTGGACGGCTACACCCTGTGCAAACAGCTGAAAGCCGATGAGGTGACCGCGGATGTGCCGATCATTTTTCTCAGTGCTCTCAGCGATGCGTTCGATAAAGTCAAAGCTTTTGAGGTGGGCGGCGTTGACTACATTACGAAGCCCTTTCAAATGGCCGAGGTCTTGGTGCGAGTGCGCAATCAGGTGCTTGCCCGACAAACCCTATTGACCCTAGAGCAAGTGATCAAAGATCGCACTAAAGCGCTGCAACTTGCGAATGCCCAATTGACCCAGGCGGCTTATCACGATCAACTCACCGGTTTAGCGAACCGATCGCTCCTGATGGAATCGATCACGCGACTGTTAGAAGCCGTCCAAGGGGATCCTGACTACCAGTTTGCGGTGTTGTTTTGTGATTGCGATCGCTTCAAGCTCATCAACGACTCGTATGGCCATTTTGTGGGTGATCAAGTGCTGATTCAAGTCGCTGAGCGGTTGAGTCGTGAGTTGAGCCCAGAAGATGTCTTGGCCCGCTTTAGTGGCGATGAGTTTGTGGTGTTGCTGTCACAAGTCGAGTCCCAAGCGGCGGCGATCGCTTGTGCCGAAAAACTGATCAATGTAATTCGCCCTGGTTTCCAGCTACCCCACGGCGAAGCGTTTATTAGCCTCAGTGTGGGCATTGTCTTGAGTAATCCTGTGCAACATCAGCAGCCCGAGCACATTTTGCGCGATGCCGATATCGCCATGTATAACGCTAAAGCCAACGGCAAAGGCTGTTACAGCATTTTTAATCCCATCATGCAGCAGGCCAGCATCGAGCTGTTGCAAATTGAAGCCGACCTTAACCGCGCCATCACGGCCCAAGAGTTTCAGCCCCACTATCAACCCATCGTTGACCTCGCCACTGATCAGCCCATTGGTTTCGAAGTGCTCATGCGCTGGCAGCACCCTGAGCGCGGCTTACTCCTACCCCACACATTTATGTCTGTGGCTGAGGAAACCAGTCTGCTGCTACCAATTGGCAAACAACTGCTCGAAGCCGCCTGCCAACAACTGTGCGAATGGCGTCAGCAGGGCCAAGTCGGTGAAGATTTTTACCTTGCTTTTAACCTATCGGTCTCGCAGATTACGCAGTCTACTCTGCCCCAAGAGTTAGCACAACTCTTGAATCGCTATGGCTTGTTACCCAAGCATCTAAGGCTCGAAATTACCGAGACTGCTTTATTAGATAATGTTCTGGCAACCGATGTTATTCGAGCTTTGGCAGATCAGGGTTTTCACCTCTGCATTGATGACTTTGGCACCGGATATTCATCCTTCAGCTATCTGCATAAATTGCCCGTCAAAACGCTGAAGATCGATCGCTCTTTCATCAGTCGACTCTCGCAAAAAGATCGTGACTTCCAGATTATTGCCGCCATCCTCAGTATGGCTAACAGCTTGAATATGACCACTGTGTCAGAAGGCATTGAAACGACCGATCAGCTACAACTCCTGAAAAGTTTAAGCTGCGACTCAGGGCAAGGGTTTTGGTTTGGTAAACCCGCATCTGCCGAGCAAGTGATTCAACAGATTGCAAGATTTTGA
- a CDS encoding GAF domain-containing protein, which yields MAGAAASAVSTIAWLGQLQNSYIPHGHCYLWQTPLVTLHVVSDVLIALAYFSIPIMLVYFVRRRHDTPFTQVFLLFGAFIAFCGVGHLLDIWVLWFPNYWVAGTERALTAFISVVTALKLVEWMPQFLALRSPQDLEDLNQQLQAEMTVRQQSQETLQRLVEGTASATGEAFFAALVKNMAQALKVNYAFVSEYQADTDTVQALAVWGEGKVCENFQVALPGTACSRVITTGQQYYLPAAVQTEFPDSRLLAEAKAESYLGVPLLTDTGQAIGTLCVVHDRPLQRPDEAAAIMSIFAARATAELQRQQAEAELRATYAGMEQQVAQRTEELSQRNLQLAQVAQQERATSLVLQRMRRSMKLDVIFRSTVKEVRQAIGCDRAIVYRFQPDWSGEVIAEAVDVPWQALLQKTGVGPWQEQLLQQDQCVPGRLAVDATIIRDTYLQENQGGIYAQGIDYIAVEDVYAQGFNNCYLNLLKAIQARAYVIVPIFLNDQLWGLLACYQNDGPRQWQMGECEMLARIGTQLGIAIKQADLFARTHQQAQALRIAKEESERANQAKSEFLANMSHELRTPLNAILGFSQLLQRNSTLPSRQQNYVEIINNSGEHLLGLINNVLEMSKIEAGKFQLNPEEFNLLRLLHTLQDMLRVKAEKKGLQLELILAPDLPQYVLTDQGKLRQILLNLLSNGIKFTQSGYVRLKAAVVADDRPREQPAAAIVLQFTVEDTGMGISAEEIDALFAPFQQTQSGLQSGQGTGLGVALCQQYVQEMGGELQVTSELGQGTRFSFTIQVAPTMTPALEEEPIAHHDVTGLAPGQPRLRCLVVEDNAINRVLLLDVLTPLNFEIREAVNGEEAIALWQDWQPHLIWMDMRMPVMDGYAATRRIRQLERDRQLPPTVILALTATAFEESHADIIAAGCDAILRKPFQAKDLFNLMKTHLNLQYRYVTDAPISAPAEAAATNTDALIKSLAAMSPEWREQLRQAATRCSDTAIRTLIEQIHSDYSMLADKLYQLTDVFRFDQVLGLLEESEEKVK from the coding sequence ATGGCTGGGGCGGCTGCGAGCGCGGTGAGCACTATCGCTTGGCTGGGGCAATTGCAGAATTCCTATATTCCCCATGGACATTGCTATCTGTGGCAAACGCCTCTGGTGACGTTGCATGTGGTGAGCGATGTATTGATTGCGCTGGCCTATTTTTCGATCCCCATCATGCTGGTTTACTTCGTCCGCCGCCGCCACGATACGCCGTTTACGCAGGTGTTCCTATTGTTTGGGGCCTTTATTGCGTTTTGCGGGGTGGGGCACCTGTTGGATATTTGGGTGCTGTGGTTTCCCAACTACTGGGTCGCTGGGACAGAGCGAGCGTTGACCGCGTTCATTTCCGTCGTCACGGCGCTCAAGCTGGTGGAGTGGATGCCGCAATTTTTGGCGCTGCGATCGCCCCAAGATCTAGAAGATCTCAATCAACAATTACAAGCTGAAATGACTGTCCGCCAACAATCTCAAGAAACGTTGCAGCGCCTGGTCGAGGGCACGGCGTCGGCCACTGGAGAGGCATTCTTCGCGGCGTTAGTCAAAAACATGGCGCAGGCCCTCAAAGTGAACTATGCCTTTGTGTCGGAATATCAGGCAGACACTGACACGGTTCAGGCGCTGGCCGTGTGGGGCGAGGGCAAAGTCTGTGAAAATTTTCAGGTGGCGCTGCCCGGTACGGCTTGTAGCCGGGTGATTACGACGGGGCAGCAGTATTACTTACCAGCGGCGGTTCAGACTGAGTTTCCCGACTCGCGCTTACTTGCTGAGGCCAAGGCGGAATCCTATCTGGGAGTGCCGTTACTGACCGATACTGGCCAGGCGATCGGAACGCTCTGTGTGGTGCACGATCGCCCTTTGCAGCGCCCGGATGAGGCTGCAGCCATCATGAGCATTTTTGCCGCGCGAGCCACCGCCGAACTGCAACGCCAACAGGCCGAAGCCGAATTGCGCGCTACCTATGCCGGTATGGAACAGCAGGTGGCTCAGCGGACAGAGGAACTGAGCCAGCGCAACTTACAACTGGCCCAAGTGGCTCAGCAAGAACGAGCGACTTCGCTAGTGCTGCAACGAATGCGCCGCAGCATGAAACTCGACGTGATTTTTCGCAGTACGGTCAAAGAGGTGCGCCAAGCCATTGGGTGCGATCGCGCGATCGTGTATCGCTTTCAACCAGATTGGAGTGGGGAAGTCATCGCCGAGGCAGTCGATGTCCCCTGGCAAGCCCTCCTCCAAAAAACGGGTGTGGGTCCCTGGCAAGAGCAACTGCTTCAGCAAGATCAATGCGTTCCTGGTCGCCTCGCGGTCGATGCCACGATCATCCGCGATACCTATCTGCAAGAAAACCAGGGCGGCATTTATGCCCAGGGCATCGACTACATTGCCGTTGAAGATGTGTATGCACAGGGCTTTAACAATTGCTATCTCAATCTGCTCAAAGCGATTCAGGCCCGCGCATATGTCATCGTGCCCATTTTCTTAAATGACCAATTGTGGGGATTGTTGGCTTGCTATCAAAACGATGGCCCGCGCCAATGGCAAATGGGCGAATGTGAAATGTTGGCGCGGATTGGCACCCAGCTCGGCATCGCTATTAAACAGGCCGATTTATTTGCCCGCACGCACCAACAAGCGCAAGCGTTACGGATCGCCAAAGAAGAATCGGAGCGAGCCAATCAGGCGAAGAGTGAATTTTTGGCCAATATGAGTCACGAATTGCGCACCCCGCTGAATGCGATTCTCGGTTTTTCACAATTGCTCCAGCGCAACTCCACTTTGCCCAGCCGTCAACAAAACTACGTCGAGATTATTAACAACAGTGGTGAACACCTGCTTGGCCTGATCAATAACGTGCTGGAAATGTCCAAAATTGAGGCGGGCAAGTTCCAACTCAATCCTGAAGAATTTAACTTGTTGCGGTTGCTCCACACGCTGCAAGACATGCTCCGAGTCAAGGCAGAAAAAAAAGGCTTGCAGTTGGAGCTCATCCTTGCGCCCGACTTACCGCAGTATGTGCTGACCGACCAAGGTAAATTGCGGCAAATTTTGCTCAATCTGTTGAGCAACGGCATCAAGTTTACACAGTCGGGCTATGTGCGCCTCAAGGCGGCGGTCGTGGCGGACGATCGCCCCCGTGAGCAGCCGGCGGCAGCGATCGTCTTACAATTCACCGTCGAAGACACCGGCATGGGCATCTCTGCCGAAGAAATCGACGCTTTGTTTGCCCCGTTTCAGCAAACCCAATCGGGGCTGCAATCAGGCCAGGGCACTGGGCTCGGCGTCGCCCTCTGTCAACAATATGTGCAAGAAATGGGGGGGGAACTCCAGGTCACCAGTGAGTTAGGTCAGGGCACTCGCTTCTCGTTCACGATTCAGGTCGCGCCAACCATGACCCCGGCCCTAGAAGAGGAACCGATCGCCCATCATGACGTGACGGGGTTAGCCCCTGGACAACCCCGGTTGCGTTGCCTCGTAGTTGAAGACAACGCGATTAACCGGGTGCTGCTGCTGGATGTGCTCACCCCCCTCAATTTTGAGATTCGTGAGGCCGTCAACGGGGAAGAAGCGATCGCCCTGTGGCAAGACTGGCAGCCCCACCTGATCTGGATGGATATGCGTATGCCCGTGATGGATGGTTACGCCGCCACCCGCCGCATTCGTCAGTTAGAGCGCGATCGTCAACTCCCTCCTACCGTGATTTTGGCCCTCACTGCCACCGCCTTTGAAGAGAGCCATGCCGATATTATCGCTGCCGGTTGCGACGCGATTTTGCGCAAACCCTTTCAGGCCAAGGATTTATTTAATTTGATGAAAACGCATCTGAATTTGCAATATCGCTATGTCACTGACGCCCCCATCTCTGCCCCTGCTGAAGCGGCGGCGACTAACACCGATGCGCTCATCAAGAGCCTCGCTGCGATGTCACCAGAGTGGCGTGAGCAATTACGGCAGGCGGCTACCCGCTGTAGCGATACGGCAATCCGCACCCTGATCGAACAAATTCATTCAGATTATTCGATGCTAGCTGACAAACTCTACCAACTTACAGATGTGTTCAGATTCGACCAAGTTCTAGGCTTGCTAGAAGAATCTGAAGAGAAAGTGAAATAG